The DNA sequence CCATCCGCTTGGTGCCGTCCGGCTGGTGGAACGTCAGGACGGACGTGCACCAGACGCAGGCGTGGCCCGGTTCGGGCCGGGCCATCAGGATCCGGCCGGTGGCGGGGTCGTCGCCGATGCTCTTGACGCCGGGGGCGCTGATACGGGAGCTCAGCGGATAGTCGACAAAGCGGTGCCGGCCCGTCGCGTACTGGTGGACGGCGGTGCCGGTGGTCACCCAGAGGCGGCCCTTCGTGCCGAGGACGGGGGCCAGGTCGTGACCGTCGCGGGTCGGCAGGGCGCTGCGGTGGACGACGACCAGGCCGGGGTCGTCGGCCGGCCCCTCCACCCGCAGGGCGACGAGCTCCCGGCTCCCGAGCGCCCACAGCAGCCGTGTCCCCGGGTCCCAGTGGACGCCGTGCGCGCCCCGCAGCGGCACCTCCGCGTGGCGGGTGGCGCGGGAGCCGGCCGAGGCCGCGTAGACGCGGACGAAGCCGCCGGTGCTGGCCGCGACGGCGACGTCGCCGTCGGGCAGCAGGTCGATGCTGTGCGCGTTGCCCGGCCCGGTGTGGGCGGCCCAGTACACGTCCCGGCCGGGGTACCCGACCACCGCCGCCAGCCCGCCGGAGGCGGTGGCCAGCAGGTAGCGGCGGCCGCCGAGTTCGCGGAGCTTGGCCTCGCTCGGGTTGCTCCACGACGCGCCGGGGTCCAGGTCGGCGAGGCCCGCCTGGCCGTCGGCGCTCCACGACCACAGGACGCCCGTGCCCCGGCCGACGTCCCAGCTCCGCGGCTCGGACCGGAGGACGTACACGGCCCGGCTCGCCTGGTCGGCCGCGACGATGGGCGTTCCCGCCGCGCCCCGGCCGCCGGCCGCCCGCGGCTGTGGCTGCGCGCCGGCGGCGGGGCCGGTCAGCGCGACGGTGGCCAGGAGGGCGGCCGTCAGCAGGCGCCGCACGGGCGGTCCGGTTCAGGGGTGCGCACGAGGGCCAGAATGGGCCGGACGGCGGGGGCGCGGCGTGGCGCCACGCCCGGCGGGGCCGGGAGTTCGCCCCGGGGAGTGCTCGCCGGGCGCGGCGGTGACGGGGTGGCGGTACGGCGTCCGGTACTCGTCGCCGCCGGAGCGGGTGGAGCGGGCGGACGGAGACGCGCCCCCGTCCGCCTCCGTACCCCGCGTGTCAGCCGTACATCGCCAGCCGGTGGAACGCCAACAGCGCGTCGTCGATCGGGTGGGGCCGCGGCCTGCCCGAGGCGTCGAACCCGCTCCACCGCTGGAGGTTGACCGCGACGGACACCTGCCGGCCGCCGTCGGCCCGGATCGCGGACAGCGCTCCGGCGCCCCAGACCGTGCCGCCGTGGCCCCAGAAGGTGTCCTGGCCGGGGGCCTCCAGCGGGTGCAGGCCGAGGCCGTAGGGGATCGTCCTGCCCTCCTGGGAGACGACCGGGACCGTGCGCCGCATCTCCGCCAGCGAGGACGGGGTGACGATCTCGCCGGCGAGCAGCAGGCGGTAGAAGCGGTTGAGGTCCGCGACGGTCGATATCAGGGCGCCCGCCGGTCCCACCCAGGACATGTCGTAGGCGCTGTAGTCGCGCGGCGGGTCGATCATGCCGAACCACGCCTCGTACATCCGCGGGTGCGGGCCCCGGATGTGCGGTTCCGTGGGGAGTTCGGTGTCCCGGAGTCCGGCGCGTTCGATGACGTCGCGGGTGACGCAGCGCTCGGCCGTGGTACCGGTGACGTGCTCCAGGAGGGCGCCGAGGAGCAGGTAGTTGGTGTTGGAGTAGAGGCCCGGGGTGCTGCCCGGGGCGCCGACGGGAGGGGCGGCGACGCCCATCCCGATCAGGTCGGTCGGGTCGAAGCGGGTGAACCGGTGGTCGTCCAGGCTCTCCGGGCCGGTGGCCGCGAGGTCGGGGAACGATTTGAGGGACGGGTAGGCGTAGGGCAGGTACTCGGCCAGGCCGCTGGTGTGGTTGATCAGCATCCGGACCGTGATCGCCCGGCCGCGTTCCCCGGGGACCAGCTCCGGGAGATACCGCCCGATCGGTGCGTCGAGGGCGATCGTCCCGCTCTCGACCTGCCGCAGGACCGCGGCGGCGGTGAAGGTCTTGGTGATGCTGCCGACGCGGTGCCGCATGTCGGCGGTGACGGGACGGCCGGTGGCGGTGTCGGCGACGCCGGCGGCGCCGCGCCAGGTCCGGTCGCCGTCGCGCACCTCGGCGAACAGGCCCGGGATTCCGGCGCGGTGGACGTTCTCCAAGGCGGCGTCGAGCGCCGTGGTGTCCAGCGGATTGCTCACGGTCATGCGTCCTTCCGTCGGCCGCGGGCCGGACTCGATGTCGGTCGCCCGACCCGGGGAACAGGGCATGGGGGCGCGCCGGACAGCCGGTGGCCGGTGGTCCGGCGCGCTCGTGCCGCCATTATGCACGCAGTGCGTGCATCGACGAGTGCATGGGGAGGGCCCGGGTTCAGGCGTCCCGGTCGGAGGGCGGTGCGGCCAGGCGGCGTTCGGGCTGTCGGATGGGGACGTCATTGATGCTCGCGAAGCGGCGCCGCATCAGGCCGTTCGCGGCGAACTCCCAGTTCTCGTTGCCGTGCGAGCGGTACCAGTGGCCGGCCGCGTCGTGCCACTCGTACGTGAAGCGCACGGCGATCCGGTCGTCGGTGTACGCCCAGAGCTCCTTGCGGAGGCGGTAGTCGAGTTCGCGGCGCCACTTGTCGCGGAGGAAGGCGGTGATCTCGGCGCGGCCGGTGAGGAAGACGTCGCGGTCGCGCCACTCCGAGTCCTCGGTGTACGCGAGCGCGACCCGCTCCGGGTCGCGGCTGTTCCAGGCCGCCTCGGCGGCGCGCACCTTCTCCAGGGCGGTCTCGGCGGTGAACGGCGGCAGCGGGGGCCTCGGGGTTTCGGGCATGGCGGTCTCCTGGTGCGGCTGTCGGCTTCGAGAAGGTTGAGAACGATCGTTCTCCATGGTGTGCGGTAGCGTAGGAGAACGGTGGTTCTCGTGCAAGGGGAGAGAATGGTGGAGTCCGTGGCACAGGCGGGGCCGGAGCTGTCGGAGAGCCCGGAGGGCAGGGTGCTGGACGCCGCCGAGGAGCTGTTCTACGGCCGCGGGCTGCAGGCGGTGGGCATGGACGCGATCCGGGCCGCGTCCGGGGTGTCGCTCAAGCGGCTGTACCGGCTCTTCCCCTCGAAGGACTCCCTCGTCGAGGCGTACCTCAGCCGCCGCGACGAGCGCTGGCGCGCCTCCCTGCAGCGGTTCGCCGACGCGCGCCCGGCCGGGGCCGAGCGGGTGCTGGCCGTCTTCGACTGGCTCCACACGTGGTTCGGGGAACCGGACTTCCGGGGGTGCGCCTTCGTCAACTCCTACGGGGAGCTGGGCGCCACCCATCCCGGTGTCGCCGCCGCCGCGCGGCGGCACAAGGACGCCTTCCGGCGGTACCTGGCGGGGCTGGCCGCCGCCGCGGGCGGCTCCGAGGCACTGGCCGACCAGCTCCTCCTCCTCGCGGAGGGCGCCATCACCACGGCGGCGCTCTCCGGGAGCCCCGAACCCGCGCTGCACGCGCGGGAGGCGGCGCAGGCCCTGATGGCGAAGGGGAGTTGACGGAGCGTCAGGGTGGGCGGGGATCTCAGGACAGGTCGCGGATCACCTCCGCGATCGTCGCCACGCCCTCCGCGATGTCGGACGCGGGCGGCGCCGCGTAACCCAGTACCAGGCCTGGCCGCCGGGACCGGAGGCTGTGCCAGGACAGCGGCTGCACCTTCACGCCCCGCTCCAGGGCCGCCGCGGCCACGGCCGCGTCGTCCGGGCCGCCGTCGAAGGTGACCATCAGGTGCAGGCCGGCGGCGGCGCCGTGCACCACCGCGCCCGGCAGCCGGGCGCCGATCGCCTCGATCATCGCGTCCCGCCGCCTCCGGTGCCGCCGCCGCAACTGCCGCAGGTGGCGCTCCATTTCACCCGACTCCAGCAGCCGGGCCAGCACCAGCTGCGGCAGTGCCGCGTTGCCCAGGTCCGTGAACCGCTTCGCGTCCACCAGCGCCTCCCGGTACCGCGGGGGCGCGAGCAGCCAGCCCACGCGCAGCGCGGGGGCGAACAGCTTCGAGATGCTCCCCATGTAGCAGACGCCGTCCGAGAGCATCGACCGCAACGCCGCCACCGGGGGCCGGTCGTAGCGGTGTTCCGCGTCGTAGTCGTCCTCGAGGACCAGACCGCCGTCCGTGACCCAGTCCATCAACGCCCGTCGCCGGGCGCCCCCGAGGACCACCCCGGTCGGGAACTGGTGCGCGGGGGTGAGCAGGACGGCCCGCGCGCCGGTGGCCCGCAGCGCGTCGACGCGGACGCCCTCGGCGTCCACCGGCACCGGCGGCGTCTCCGCGCCCCAGTACGCGAAGTGCTGCCGGGCGCCCAGCGAACCCGGGTCCTCCACCGCCACCTCGCCGATCCCCGCCCGGACCAGCACCTGGGCCACCAGCCCCATCGCCTGGGCGACCCCGCCGACGACGACCACCTCGTCCGGGTCCGCCACGATCCCCCGCGTCCGGGCGAGCCAGCGGACCAGGGCCAGCCGCAGCTCCGGCGTCCCGCGCGGGTCGCCGTAGCCGAACGCCGAGGAGGTGAGGGAACCGAGGACGGCGCGCTCTGCGCCCAGCCAGGCCGCCCGCGGGAACGCCGTGAGGTCGGGCAGCCCGGGCGACAGGTCGATCCGGGCGGGAGCGGCCCGCAGCGCGTCGAACGCGTCCGCGCCGGGGGCCGTGAACAGCCCGCCGGGCAACGGCTCGTCGGGACCGGCCGGACGGGCGGGCCGGGCCGGGTTCGGGGCCGGGGCCGGCGCCCGGCCGGACGGCGGGCGCGCCACGGCCGGCGCCGCGACCACGAACGTGCCGTGCCGGCCGCGCCCGGCCGCGTGCCCGTCCTCCGTCAGCCGGCGGTACGCCTCGATCACCACCCCGCGCGACAGCCGCAGTTCACCGGCCAGCAGCCGGCTGGGCGGCAGCCGGCTGCCCACCGGCAGCCGCCCGTCGGCGATCGCCTCCCGGAGCCGCCGGGTCAGCCAGTCGGCCAGCCCACCCGGCGGCGCGTCGCCGACGTCGAGCTGGAGGAAGTCCGAACCGGAGGCACCCGGCTCCGGGCCGGAGCCGCCTGTCTTCACATCGGAGGAACCCCCTTCCGGATGGGAAGAACCCGGCCCCGAGCCGGGGGCACCCGGCGCTATGGACCCTTTGGCAGCACGCTCATTGGACCTGTCCATCGGGCCATTGTGACGGCAGGGTCGGAGAGGAGAAGACGCCGGGGCGGACAGGACCCGGCACGCGCGTCCCGGACGGAGCACCTTGAGCATCGAATTCCTGCTGACCTCACTGATCGTCGTGGCCACCCCCGGTACCGGCGTGCTCTACACCATGGCCGCCGGCCTCTCGCGCGGCGCCCGGGCGAGCCTCGTCGCCGCGACCGGCTGCACGCTCGGCACGCTGCCGCACATGGCGGCGGCCGTCACCGGCCTGGCCGCCCTGCTGCACACCAGCGCGCTGGCCTTCCAGATCCTCAAGTACGCCGGTGTGGCCTACCTGTTGTTCATGGCCTGGGCGACGCTCCGCGACAAGGGGTCGCTCGCCGCCGACGAGGACGCCGCGCCCCGGTCCGCGGCGCGGACGATCCTCGACGGTGTGCTGATCAACATCCTCAACCCCAAGCTGACCCTCTTCTTCTTCGCCTTCCTCCCGCAGTTCGTGAGCGAGGACGAGCCGCACGCCCTGCTGCGCATGGTCGAGCTGAGCGCCGTCTTCATCCTCCTCACCTTCCTGGTGTTCGTCGCCTACGGGCGGTTCGCGGCGGCCTTCCGGGACCGGGTGGTCTCAAGTCCCCGTGCCACGCGGTGGGTTCGCCGTGCCTTCGCGGGCGGTTTCGCGGCGCTGGGGATCGGACTGGCGTTCCTCTGACGGCGCCCGCGGCGCGGAGTACCCGCCGCCCGACGAGGGCGGTTCGGCCGGCCGGGCCGCCGGCGGCGACACCGTCCGCGGCGGACGCGGCGGCGTGGCCATCAGCGGCGCGGAGGGCTTGACCTGGGACTCGTGCGGCGCCGTCGTCGGGGCCGCGTGGGTGGGCGGGGCGACCGTGGGACGTTTCGACGGCGGGTGGGGAGCCGTCGGGACGTGCGGTGGGGAGGGGACGTGCGGCGCCGACGGCGGGCGGGACGAGGTGCCGTGGGGGGAGGAGCCGCTCGGCGCGGAGCCGTGGGCGGACGGGGACGGCCGGTCGGAGGGCGGGCGGGGGGAAGTACCCGAGGAGGCGGACGAACCGGACGCGTCGGAGGACGGTGCCGACGGGCCGGAAGACGGGCCCGAAGGCGCGCCGGAGCCGTCCGGCGAGGGCGAGCCCGTACCCGTACCGGGGGTTCCCGGGGCGCCGGGGGTGTGGGACGGCGTCGGCGGCCGGGCCGTCGGCGCCGAGTCGTGCGAGCCGTCGTCACCGACCTCGCGGTGGAACATCCGGTCCTTCCGCTCGGTGTCGACCAGCGGGATCGCCTTCAGCGGGCCCTTGTCGGCGGGCCGCGGCAGGATGACCGTGACCGTCGCCACCGCGAAGCCCTCCCAGCGCCGCCCGTCGAACGCCGCGTCGCGCACGTTCACCGAGGAGTCCGGCTCCCCCAGCGGGTTGCCGCAGTTGCACTTGACCGCCGGCTTCGCGTACGCGTCGACGAGCACCGCCACACCGGCCTGCAGCACGGCCGGGTAGGCCCGCGCCCGGCCCTCGCCGTCGTAGTCGTGATTGGTGACGAGCGTGTCGTGCATCAGGACCGCCGGCGTCAGGCCGTCGACGTACGCCTGGATCTCCGGCTCCGGGATGCCCCGGGCCTCGGCCCACGCCTTCGCCTTGACCGGGTCGCCCGCCAGGTCCTTGAGCAACTGGGCCTTGTCGCAGCGGGAGATCTGCCGGGTGCCGCCGAAAGCGCCCGGCGCGTCGCCGA is a window from the Streptomyces mobaraensis genome containing:
- the pdxR gene encoding MocR-like pyridoxine biosynthesis transcription factor PdxR; translation: MDRSNERAAKGSIAPGAPGSGPGSSHPEGGSSDVKTGGSGPEPGASGSDFLQLDVGDAPPGGLADWLTRRLREAIADGRLPVGSRLPPSRLLAGELRLSRGVVIEAYRRLTEDGHAAGRGRHGTFVVAAPAVARPPSGRAPAPAPNPARPARPAGPDEPLPGGLFTAPGADAFDALRAAPARIDLSPGLPDLTAFPRAAWLGAERAVLGSLTSSAFGYGDPRGTPELRLALVRWLARTRGIVADPDEVVVVGGVAQAMGLVAQVLVRAGIGEVAVEDPGSLGARQHFAYWGAETPPVPVDAEGVRVDALRATGARAVLLTPAHQFPTGVVLGGARRRALMDWVTDGGLVLEDDYDAEHRYDRPPVAALRSMLSDGVCYMGSISKLFAPALRVGWLLAPPRYREALVDAKRFTDLGNAALPQLVLARLLESGEMERHLRQLRRRHRRRRDAMIEAIGARLPGAVVHGAAAGLHLMVTFDGGPDDAAVAAAALERGVKVQPLSWHSLRSRRPGLVLGYAAPPASDIAEGVATIAEVIRDLS
- a CDS encoding TetR/AcrR family transcriptional regulator, whose product is MVESVAQAGPELSESPEGRVLDAAEELFYGRGLQAVGMDAIRAASGVSLKRLYRLFPSKDSLVEAYLSRRDERWRASLQRFADARPAGAERVLAVFDWLHTWFGEPDFRGCAFVNSYGELGATHPGVAAAARRHKDAFRRYLAGLAAAAGGSEALADQLLLLAEGAITTAALSGSPEPALHAREAAQALMAKGS
- a CDS encoding LysE family translocator, giving the protein MSIEFLLTSLIVVATPGTGVLYTMAAGLSRGARASLVAATGCTLGTLPHMAAAVTGLAALLHTSALAFQILKYAGVAYLLFMAWATLRDKGSLAADEDAAPRSAARTILDGVLINILNPKLTLFFFAFLPQFVSEDEPHALLRMVELSAVFILLTFLVFVAYGRFAAAFRDRVVSSPRATRWVRRAFAGGFAALGIGLAFL
- a CDS encoding nuclear transport factor 2 family protein — protein: MPETPRPPLPPFTAETALEKVRAAEAAWNSRDPERVALAYTEDSEWRDRDVFLTGRAEITAFLRDKWRRELDYRLRKELWAYTDDRIAVRFTYEWHDAAGHWYRSHGNENWEFAANGLMRRRFASINDVPIRQPERRLAAPPSDRDA
- a CDS encoding serine hydrolase domain-containing protein, whose protein sequence is MTVSNPLDTTALDAALENVHRAGIPGLFAEVRDGDRTWRGAAGVADTATGRPVTADMRHRVGSITKTFTAAAVLRQVESGTIALDAPIGRYLPELVPGERGRAITVRMLINHTSGLAEYLPYAYPSLKSFPDLAATGPESLDDHRFTRFDPTDLIGMGVAAPPVGAPGSTPGLYSNTNYLLLGALLEHVTGTTAERCVTRDVIERAGLRDTELPTEPHIRGPHPRMYEAWFGMIDPPRDYSAYDMSWVGPAGALISTVADLNRFYRLLLAGEIVTPSSLAEMRRTVPVVSQEGRTIPYGLGLHPLEAPGQDTFWGHGGTVWGAGALSAIRADGGRQVSVAVNLQRWSGFDASGRPRPHPIDDALLAFHRLAMYG
- a CDS encoding DUF6528 family protein; its protein translation is MRRLLTAALLATVALTGPAAGAQPQPRAAGGRGAAGTPIVAADQASRAVYVLRSEPRSWDVGRGTGVLWSWSADGQAGLADLDPGASWSNPSEAKLRELGGRRYLLATASGGLAAVVGYPGRDVYWAAHTGPGNAHSIDLLPDGDVAVAASTGGFVRVYAASAGSRATRHAEVPLRGAHGVHWDPGTRLLWALGSRELVALRVEGPADDPGLVVVHRSALPTRDGHDLAPVLGTKGRLWVTTGTAVHQYATGRHRFVDYPLSSRISAPGVKSIGDDPATGRILMARPEPGHACVWCTSVLTFHQPDGTKRMVRGAMYKARWWTSRRD
- a CDS encoding DUF6777 domain-containing protein encodes the protein MRLIPVPIHTASRRKRRRFRTVALLAVPVLAVGPALAACSSDGSGGGDRKKTIALEAVGQTGDAPFVSDPHSDVQGVSSTDGGGTAVGDAPGAFGGTRQISRCDKAQLLKDLAGDPVKAKAWAEARGIPEPEIQAYVDGLTPAVLMHDTLVTNHDYDGEGRARAYPAVLQAGVAVLVDAYAKPAVKCNCGNPLGEPDSSVNVRDAAFDGRRWEGFAVATVTVILPRPADKGPLKAIPLVDTERKDRMFHREVGDDGSHDSAPTARPPTPSHTPGAPGTPGTGTGSPSPDGSGAPSGPSSGPSAPSSDASGSSASSGTSPRPPSDRPSPSAHGSAPSGSSPHGTSSRPPSAPHVPSPPHVPTAPHPPSKRPTVAPPTHAAPTTAPHESQVKPSAPLMATPPRPPRTVSPPAARPAEPPSSGGGYSAPRAPSEERQSDPQRRETAREGTANPPRGTGT